A region of the Callithrix jacchus isolate 240 chromosome 10, calJac240_pri, whole genome shotgun sequence genome:
TGGACAGGAGACATGCCATGTGCTGACAGAGGCCCTGAGTGCTGGACAGAAGACATGCCATGTGTTGACCAGTGCCAACATGCTGGTGACTGCAACCTGGGCTGGCTGCTGGCCAGTTGCTCACAGGGGAAAGGGTCAGGGCCAAGCCTGATCCCTCAGAGCAACAGGGTTGGGCATGGAGCAGTGGCAGGTGGAGCTTCCTATGCCCACGCCAGTGGAGCCGTGGTCCCTCCTTGGCAGTGCTCTGAGGGAAACTGGTATGCCTGTGCCCCTTCCTTTAGAGCCTTTGGCTTCCTCGTTGTGTCTTACTGTGAAAGAGCAGCCAGACTGGTGTGGATGGTGGGAGGAGCTGCCCTTTGTCTCAGACAAGGGGTGTCAGAGAAGAGGTCACAAAGACAGCTCTGTAGGCTAAGCCAAAAGCAGTGTCTGGTGATGTTAGGAGCAGATCTTGGTGCAACTGCCTGGGTGTGCCTCTAGGTTCTACTGCCACCTTGTTATGTGACTGAGCCACTCGTCACCTTAGGTTCTTCCTCTGTGGAATGGGGATGACAGTGGTCCTAGCTCATAAAGTTGTCATGAggattatcatcaccatcaccaaatcatcaccaccaccatcaccatcaccaccatcactatcaccatcatcaccatcaccaccatcaccatcaccatcaccaccatcaccatcaccatcaccatcataatcatcatcaccatcaccaaatcatcaccaccaccatcaccaccatcactatcaccatcatcaccatcaccaccatcaccatcaccatcaccatcaccatcataatcatcatcaccatcaccaaatcatcaccaccaccatcaccatcagcaccatcaccatcatcatcatcaccaccaccatcgtAATCATCACGATCACcaaatcatcaccaccaccatcgccactatcatcaccatcaccaaatcaccaccaccatcatcatccctatcaccatcaccaccatcaccatcaccaccatcactatcatcaccatcaccatcatcaccaccatcaccaccatcataatcaccatcaccatcaccaccaccattatcatcaccatcaccaccatcaccatcaccaccatcatcatcaacaccatcaccatcataatcatataaccatcatcatcacatcatcatcatcaccatcaccaacatcatcaccaccaccatcaccatcactgtcaccatcatcatcaccatcaccaccattaccaccattatcatcaccataatcaccatcaccacaatcatcaccgccaccattaccatcaccacaccaccatcatcaccatcaccaccatcatcatcaccatcaccatcatcatcaccaccaccatcaccaccatcatcaccaccatcatcataaccaccaccaccatcaccatcatcaccaccaccatcaccatcaccatcaccatcatcataaccatcaccaccatcaccatcgtcatcaccaccatcaccattaccatcaccatcactaccatcatcaccatcaccaccgtcatcatcaccatcaccatcatcatcaccaccaccatcaccaccatcataaccatcaccatcataaccaccaccaccatcaccatcatcaccaccaccatcaccatcaccatcaccatcatcataaccaccaccaccatcaccatcgtcATCACCACcgtcaccattaccatcaccaccatcatcaccatcaccaccattaccaccattatcatcaccataatcaccatcaccaccatcatcataaccaccaccagcatcaccatcgtcatcaccaccatcaccatcaccatcaccatcaccaccatcatcaccatcatcatctcatTATCACTCTCATCACTATtactattatcatcatcaccatgtccttaccatcatcaccatcattatcatcatcaccagcatcattatcaccatcatcactatcatcaccatcatcatcaccatcaccaactcATCATTATTTAAAAGGTGGGCTGGCACTCTGAGTGTCgaagacagagggagaaaatCAAGCTGGGACAGTGAGATTTCTACAATCCTCCCCAGCAGGACCCAAGTGGGCTGTTGGGAGTCCCAGCAGCAGATATCAGCCCAAAAGATGAGCTCTGATAATCAGAGCAAGGCTCTGGTGAGACTGAATGACACTGAGGGGTGCCAAAAGAATCTAGAGTTGTTGGAATGCTGACAGCAAAGGTGAGGTGAGGTATCCCCTGATGCCACCCCCTTCTATCTGCTCTTTGGAGAGGATCTGCCAAGCAGAACTGAGGTCTTAAGCCACTTCCACCTCTACGTAACCTCATACAGGCTTCATCTTgtctcctggcctcagtttccccatctctaaaatggggacaCATCAGGATCTGCCCTCAGCAAGTTGCTGGGGGCCTGCTCTGAGCAGCCGGTAGGTGGCGCTGGTGGGCTGGTGGTTCGGTGGGGGGAGGCTTTCCTAGGGGCTCTGGAAGTCCCAGCAGGGCACTGGTATCTCCAGTTCAGCGGGGACCAGTTGACACCCTGGCTCTCACCTCACGGAGTGGTGTCACCATCTTCCTGGGAGCTGTCTGGATACCCCTCTCCTGGGTCCTCACCTTTAATTTATCCCTGAGTCCTGTCAGGGTCACTGTCCCTCCCACCACCGTCTCCCACCTGGGTGAGCATGGGAACCTCCTCTCCCACTCCCTCCAATTCCCCTCCACTGCAGCTGGGGGAGGCTTCTAAAATACCAATATAgcccagcctcagcaacatgcaGGATCCCCAGCCCTCGGGATAAAGTCCAAATCCCCAACAAGGCCTGTGAAGCCCTACGAGGCCCTGTGGGTCTGGGGCTAGCTCTGGGCTGCAGGCTCTCCTCTGGTCGCAGCCAGCTTCCACCAGGGTCCAGGTGCACCGAGCTGCCGGCCCTCTCTCCCCTCCGCTGGCTCCCTCCTTCTGCCTGCCCTTCTTCCCCTGGCCTCTCTGTGCTTCCCGCTAGCATTGACCACAGTGTCCTGGAGAGCTGGGCAGGGTGGGCTGCCTTGGGTTCCCTGCTGTGTGCCCCGCCTGGTGCCGGGCTTGGCCCTTAGCGAGTCTTCAGTACACCCGTGTGGAACTGGGGGAAggtgcagggaggaggagggaagggccgAGAGCTCCCTGTGCTCAATGAAGAGTAGGAATTCAGCAAGTACCCATTTTTAGTGCTAACCAAGATCTGTACAACAGGCCTGGGGCCAGCAGAACCCCTTGCCCCTGCCCATCTCCCTCCAGTCTGTCGGGTCCACCCCCAGCTGCCTAACTGTGAGGCCTCTGTGGCTCAGCTCCTCATCTGCTCAGGGGGACCCCTCACAGAGAGGCCACGTGGGTTACATAGCTTGTTCTTAGGGTGCCTGGACTGCAGGAGACCCCTAAGGAGGTTCTATATTCCTAGGGCCACTGTTCTTAATAGTACCCAGGAAGGGGTGGTGAAGGCAGTAAATCAATGAAtagttgaatgaaagaatgaatgaatggcaccCTAGCCCCATTGGTCCCCTGGGTGGCTTCAGGATCCTTGAGGGGGTTGGCTGTGTAGGTTCCCCTCAGGTAGGACCCAGGTGAGCTGGGGAGGCCTGAGTCATCCAGGGCAGGCCTTAAGGTTGGGCACACCCATGTGTGGGCTCTGCCTTGGCCTTAACCGAGAGAAGGAATTGTTGGCAGGGAAGAAAGCCCCACCCACCTGGGCTAGCCCCACCCCCAAGCAGCCCCACCCACCTGGGCTAGCTCCACCCACAAGCAGCTCCACCCACATGGGTTAGTCCCACCCACCAGGTAGCTCCACCCACCAAGGCTATTCTTGCCTTGATTCTCCTGTTATTGTCCCACAAACCCATATCCCTGCAAAGCAGGGAAGTATGTTTGGGAGAGGCCAAGCGAGTGGGGAGCCCAGGCTGAGACCAGGGCAGAAGCCAGGCGTCCGGGGGTCTCCCTCACCCAAAGCCAGGCATCCGGAGTCTCCCTCACCTGAAGCAGACTTTTCCCCACCTTGGACAGTCAGAGGGCGGGAGACGCCCTCCCCACTGAACTCAGTGCTTTCACTGGCCATGTTAGCCCCACCCACACCGCCGTCATGGAAGCCTTGGCGGTCACCCTGTGCGGCTGGGGCGTGCGTGGCTTCAGGGATGGCCCGTTCAGCTGCTGGCTACTCGGGGCCAGGCGCCTTACCACCTGCTGAGCCCCGCGTGCTTTCTGGGCACTTCTGCCTTTGGGCTCAGTGAAGACTGGAGTTGATCTGGAGTGAGGTGGCTGGGCCTTGGTGGGGTCTGAGCAGGTAAGAAGCAGGGTGTTTCTTAGGTTTTAAGGAGGGCCCTGTGGCTGCTGGGTGGGGGACCAGCTGGAGGGGCAGGAGGGCGGCAGGTGACTCCTTACGAGGCTGGGGCCATCATCCTTTGAAAGCTGGCATGACCAGTGCAGGCCGATGGAGCTGCGGGAACAGACTGGTGGGACCCACAGATGGCTCGGAAGCGGCCAGGCCTCTGCTGAGCTGCCCAGGTCCCCTCTGGTGGGCACCTCCCACCTGGAGCCCCCAAGGTGGTGCCAAAGCTAGAACACTATACAGCCAGAGGCCTCCAGGCCCCACCCACGACAGCCCACAGCTGGCTGCTGCCCAGCCATGGTCACAGACAGAGGGCAGCCATCCCCATGGTCCCTAGATCCGGTGAGGACCACTGTGCCTGGAGTCCTCTGTGGCCATAAACCAGGAGGAGAAGGCTGCCCACCCCACTGCGCCAGAgatggggaggctggggctgcccCATGGATTTGGGCAAgtacctctgctcccaggttccaGGCTTGTGAGGTGAAGACGTGAAGGGACCCTGGAGGCCGTTGGGGACCCAGGCACAGGGCGGGGGCCTCTTGCCCTCCCCTGGGTCAAGGAGATTGGTGCCTTTCCCTGGTGGGTTATGGAAGGTAGGATCCTCCTTCTCTTCAGAGTCCATTCAGGAGCAGGAAAATTCACCTCAGACCTTAAATCCAGCCATGTCATGCCACGTTTAACGCCTCCAGTGACTTCCCTTGGGACTTAGGACAGCGTCTGGCTCCTTCCCTCAGCTCATGGCCCTCAAGGTCTGCGTCACCCACACCCCAGCTCTCCCCGCTGGGTCTCACACTCGCTGGTCCCTCTGCCTGGGACCGTCTCCCTCCTGGTGTCATCTCTCCGTGGTGCGTCCTTCCTGGCTCTGCACTGCACCAGGTGCGGGCACTTCCTCGACCCCGGCATCCTCTTCTCTTGGGGGGGTGAATGCCACCTGCCAATGCCTggtttattcatctgttttcttgtttgttgtcTGTCCCCTCTGAATTCAGGAACTGGTCACCGTTTTCACCTGGTAGGCTGGACGCTTCGTGGAGGGCTCCAAAGCTGGCCGATCCTGGGCTTCCTCCGTTTCTCCCAGACCCCGCGTGTTGCAGTGAGAGGAGCATTTGTGTCTCTGTGGTTTGCTGCTGAAGCTGATGACCAGAGAGAAGCAAGGGAGACAAGCCTCTCCAGACAGGTGTGGGGCTCAGCCAGGAGGCAGGAGACACAGACCTGCCCCGGGCCAGGCAGGTCACAGATGCACCACCAGGCACTCTGTGTGGCACTGGGCACAGGAATTCTGGAATTCAATCTGCAAGGGTGGTAGGTGTTGGTGGTCCCCTGGGAGAAGCCTTTTGAGTGGGCGTTGAGCAGGCCGGTATCTCATGCCCTGAGGAGGTGCATGGGCGGCATAGGCTTTCCACAGAAATTACGTGGGTATGCATGGGTGTGGCTCTGCGCTCACCTGGGGGAGGACTTCTGGCTGGTGCTGGGGCGCTCTGTGTGACCCTGGCAGAATGGAGCTTCCCCTGactgaaagaggaagaagagcatgccagccgggcgcggtggctcatgcctgtaatcccagcactttaggaggccgaggcgggtggatcacgaggtcaagagatcaagaccatcctggtcaacatggtgaaaccccgtctctactaaaaacacaaaaaatgagctgggcatggtggcgcgtgcctgtaatcccagctactcaggaggctgaggcaggagaattgcctgaacccaggaggcggaggttgtggtgagccgagatcttgccattgcactccagcctggataacaagagcgaaattccgtctctgGCACCCCACCCTGAACTACTCCACCTGGGGACTGCCTCTGGGGGTGGCGGGGTTCTGGCTGACTGCTGAGGCCCtgggggtgtgggtgtggggcATGGGACTTAGGAGGACTGGCCAGGTGGGGCCCACCACATGCCCACCCCCAGTGTCAAGAGCTTCCCCTCTCCctgtccacctcctcctcctcttcctcatgaTCATCCTCACTTGTTGAGGACGTCCTGTGTGCCATGTGGTTTAtatgcccagcctcatttacTCCTCAGAATGACTCTATTAGGTAGCTACTAAAACCCCCcacttaacagatgaggaaactgaggcccagagaagctcAACCACTTGCCTAAGTTTCAAGTTTCCTCTCTCAATTCTCCTaccctctcctctttttctcctct
Encoded here:
- the MYEOV gene encoding LOW QUALITY PROTEIN: myeloma-overexpressed gene protein (The sequence of the model RefSeq protein was modified relative to this genomic sequence to represent the inferred CDS: inserted 4 bases in 4 codons; substituted 3 bases at 3 genomic stop codons) codes for the protein MALKVCVTHTPALPAGSHTRWSLCLGPSPSWCHXLRGASFLALHLFVVCPLXIQELVTVFTWXAGRFVEGSKAGRSXGFLRFSQTPRVAVRGAFVSLWFAAEADDXERSKGDKPLQTGVGLSQEAGDTDLPRARQVTDAPPGTLCGTGHRNSGIQSARVVGVGGPLGEAFXVGVEQAGISCPEEVHGRHRLSTEITWVCMGVALRSPGGGLLAGAGALCVTLAEWSFPXTERGRRACQAKFRLWHPTLNYSTWGLPLGVAGFWLTAEALGVWVWGMGLRRTGQVGPTTCPPPVSRASPLPVHLLLLFLMIILTC